CCACCTCGAAGGCTGCGAGAATCAATTAGCCAGTCACGATCACTcacaagaaagaaagaagttcaTAGTCAGCTGCAGATGGCATTGCATCATATTGCTGATTTGGTGCCTCTTGCTCCGATGAAGCTGAAGGATGTCATTGATAAAAGAATGCCTAGATATACTGATCCCAAAGATGTAAGTTATGAAACTTCTGAAACCAACTTTTATTCTTACTAAGCCTTGATTGATATATTtaagataaataaaatattttttttagtacaATTTATCTAAGTCAACATAAAGCTTTAAAAGTAATATAGTTGGTCAAATTTAAAGCAATTTAGATTGTTGCTAAATGCAATGACATTAGATGGTGGTGCAAACATCAGAAAGTTTGTACATGTCTTGGTAAGGGAACAAGTTTCTATAGTTCTAGTGAAACTCGAGAGTTCTTATTGCTAAGACTGGTACTGATGGCAATATTGTATCTTGCTGGATGACTGAGGAATGAAAGTTGCATTTAAAATAGGTATGCGAACCCATATGCTGCCTGTGGAGTATAGACTAAGAAAAGGAAGTATTTACACAAGGAACTACTTACATGTACAGAGTGTTCGATCTTTTTTGTATAGATTAGGTATGGTAATACAATCTTATCAGGTGCACATAGCTGTCCATACATTATTAGGATGCACCTCAGTCTGTCGTTCACAAGTCAATGCCCGATTTGGGTTGTTGGATGTGGCTGTATCAAGGTCACTGAGGTGGCTGGGTTGTAGGTACCCTTGAGCACCTAGCATAATGTCCACTATTTACTTATTATGTCTGAGGTGAGCACCTCCTACTGAGCTGCCTACGATGTCTGCATTTAGATACTTCTTAATCCTCATTGCTTATGTCTGGTTACCTTGGCAGCACTGCATAAGATGCTATTTTGACAACCATTATTTGCTATATTTGGTGCATTTAAGTCCATTTAATGAAAGTATAATGTTTACTTATTTAACTGAATGAGCTTGTCCATCTCAACATCTGAACACATGGCTTTTCTCAGAAGTTATACCTTACTATCATTATGTGCCGACCATTTTAGGATCGACATTAAATTTTCTTCATATACTGATGCAACCAAGGTgctatatgaatttttttaagtaaatctTGTTAAAAGCTTCATGATATTTTAAATTACTGCCTGCAGGTGATTGTAGTGTTTGTGGAATGCATGCTGGGACTGGAAAGTGATGAAATTGGGGAATTCCTTGGAAATATGTTGCTTGCGAAGGCGATGGATCTGCTTACAGACTTAGATGTTAGTTATGATCTTGCTGGTGATTACATTAAAATGAATATCTTGCAATAAGTTAATGAGCTTACAAATTCATCTACAAGTTTTGCAGGTAAATATAAGCTGGGAAGACATTCTACAGGAAGACCATAACAAAGGCATATTTGACATGGAACTCGAAGAGTGGGAGGAAAATACAAATAGCACTGGGAAAGATGGCATAAAGGTCTGCATTACATGTGTTATAAAATAACTTGCAGAATATAGTCTTGAAAAGGCAGCCCAATACATGAGGCTCCTGCCGTTTGAGTTGTAGTGAGGGGCAGATGTATGCAACCTTACTCCTACATGTGGGGAGGCTGTTTCCGTGTTTCGAACATGTGACACCTGGGTCACGATGGAGCAACTTTACCATTCATCAAGGCTCATCCGCTTGCAGAATATAGTCTACttgttaaaatttattaatttgttCTCTGAACTTTAAATATGTTCTGAGTTTGCATTGCCCATTTTCAGCCCCTGGAAGAGGCTAATGGAGTCCTCAGTGGCAATGTATTTGCTGAGAAATTGGACGTTTTGATGGTGATTGTGTGTGAGCATCTCAAATTATGTGCAGATGGTCGCCGTTTGTTGAAGGTGAGTTTTACTGGTAATATTTCATTTTTCATCAAGGCACTGTTCAATAGGATCTTGAGCAAAAGGGTTATCATGTGATCACTGAATTGTTTGTGCagacaattaaatctaaataaatgacTTTTGTTCTGGTTTCTTTCCAGATTAGTTATGGGTAAAACATCACTTTCTGTTGCAAATTATCAATAACATTGCCCTGAATTGGGTTGGTTACTGACCCAAACCCAATCCAACTTTAGATTAGATGACTCGAGCTTAGTCTCTTACTTGACCTGTGTTAGAATGTGTTATAGCAAGCACAAATATAGAGCACACACAAATTCGTACAATCacacaaaatagagaagagaaggaaaaacaaacacaggatttacgtggttcggctgaaaagcctacgtccacgggcaagacaagagagaaaaatttcactatgatgaaaagagagatacaatcactcaagaactctccaaaccctagctgcaatttgatttcccaaacttCTCACAAAACTGCCGAGATTGGCAGAAAATACAATATTTATACTGGTCCGTACCACGCCCCCAAAATATTTCATTCAGGTCGCAACGCGGATTTTTCAGATTGGGTCATAGTTCGAGCCCATAAAAgatatccaaaattcaagccacattaacAGAATGGTTACAGCTCATACACAGCAGAATTGGGTCTGGCTGGATTAGATTGTCCTCGCGGGAGAAAATCTGCCACCCTTGGAAAATTTCTGTTACTTTCTGTATATAGCTTAAGCAGCCCCTATTACTGTGCTGGTGTGAACTGTCATATGTTTCCACATGTCAGATGCCTtgctactaaaaaaaaaataatttaaaaaaaaagaaatggaatTTTCCTTTAATAAACAGCTGTTGCAAATAGCTTGTGGCAAGTGGTTTGCACATGCTTGCCCACTCTTAATACCACAAATCAGTAATCCTTGTTCATATTGGCGTTTATGAAGATGTTTAGTAGAGCTACTGTGCTGGCAGTAGTCAAATGTGAAATTGGTCAAATGTTAGATTAGTGTACTCTGAGAGTACTATTCTACTAAATACATGTATTGGTTGCTTTCTGGTAATTATTCTTTAACACAGCTCATTCATTAAAAGAAGATTGAGTAATTTTCATTTTATGTGCAATATGCGGTGGAAGTATTCATGCTGCCCTCATGCTCCTTGTtataaattttagaaagaaatTTTGCTTGAGCAATTTTGATGGTAGAGGCCCTATGATATTCCAGTTCATGCAGTAGGGTTTAAAATCTTTCTTGCATAGGCTAACCAACACTTTTGTTTTTATTACATGTTGTTTTCTTACTGAAAAAAGTAGCTGATTAGATGACCTACCTGCTGGCTTCTTCTTGATGTGCTAAAGcaaattgttttatttttttgaataccaTGTCTCCTTCAACCTAATTTTCTTTGGTGAGATAGGTATTTGAAATGCTTACAGAGATCTTTCGGAGAACTGTACTGAATGCTCACAAGTCAAAGTTTGCTCAGGTTATCATGATTTTACTTACTATTTCCTTTTGTAGATGATAGTATCTGTAAGCCTTGTTATTTCCATTGTTTCTACAACAATTATGACTTAAAAGTTCTTGATTTTGTCATGACACAATCATTGGTTTGTCATTTGCTGTATGCTTATTCTTTGACTTGGTTGTTTTATGCAGTTTGTGATGTTCTATGCCTGTTCATTGGATCCTGAAATCTGTGGTCTGAAATTTGCTGTTGTGCtgacagatatttttgtttcaaaAACAGAGAGTCCAATGTCCAGGTAATCCAGAATGACTGTAATACTCAATATTACTTTGGGCTATCAAATTGATTTTATAATGGTGTAATCTGGAGCTCTGATTTTCTTCTTTAGTATCTAAAATGAACTTATATGCTTTGGTATTTCTATAGAACAACCACATCTATCTGACAATGACTTCCATTGATTTAAACTTCTATGGTAGAGTTTGTGCCTCTAAGCTCTACCACATAGGTTTATCAGCTTCTGTTATCAAACTCGTTAAGAGAGACAGAGCCAAGATTGGAAGGATTTCTCTCAGCATAGCCACTTAAATTGTGCAAATTACTGAAAAAAAGGTTTCTAAATGCATGATGTTTTCAGGAATGAGTCTCTTCACTAGATACCGTCAAACTTCATGAAACATGTGGATGGGTTGTCAATTCTCATTCTGCATACAGTTTCACCCTCTAATGCCTTACAAGTAGTTCTTCATGGTTTAGGGGCTGATAGGTTCCTTTCTCTCCAAAGGTGCATTGTATCACTTATCTGGACTTCACAAGTGTATTTGTGCTTGTTATAGTGTATGCATTCCCTGACCTAGTTTGACATGCACATTTCCATTATTCAATCATCTCTCAGTGCTTATGGCTGCCTTCTTGTCGAATGACTATCGAATATGTAAATACTATTTCATCAGCTTCTCACACAACTATATGCAGACTAGTAAAAATTTTTGAGTTTATGCTTGCTCGCTGGATAAGTTTTGAAACTGCAAAAATTGCCACTCTTACACTGATCTATTCGCCTTAATAGTGTCAGATGTGTATCAACGCCTGGTTCTTTCTGAGTGACTGAGAATTTTCcctgataatatattttaaaagctAAAACATAGAATGTCATATCTGTTGGCTTTTTCCAGCTGCCTTCTACGTGCCTGTCAGTATATGCCTCTCCAACATAAGGAGTAGGACATTAGAGTATCCTGCCAATCCTGTTTTGCACTTGTATTTCTGCACGTGTGCCATGCATCTGTATATTTGAGCCAATTAGCTAAAATGGACAACTCAGTATGTCATTAGATGCAGGCAATCTTATAAATGGTGTGTAGCATAGAATATACGAGCATCAGAGAGCTGGATATTGCAATAAATGTATTTGCTATGTTACTTCTTTCTGATTATGTTCAGAATTTAAGATGGTTGCACTGTTCGCTTGCTTTGTTAAATGAAAATATTGAGGCATCTTAAAATCAAAACTGATACATTTGGGTTCATCTTCTATTATTATACCAAAAAGCACAGTGCATGATTTGTTTTGTGTATCTTAATGCAGAATGAGTGCTGTTTCATATCTTGCAAGTTATTTGTCCCGAGCTAAGTTTATTTCTGCTGTCATGGTTGCAAGTATACTTAAAAGGTTAGTAGGTGTACAATTCATCCCCCTTCTTGTATGTTTCTCTGTTTGCTCATTCCTGTTTGTCCATTCGGTTTTCATTTTTATATCATCCATGGTTTCACATATTCAATTCCTGATCAGATTGGTGGACTGGGGTTTTGAGTATTGCCAACTACATGGCATTCAGGATAAAATAGTCAAGCCTGAAGCTCATCGTGTCTTCTATTCCGGAGTTCAGGTAAATTATATATATCATTAgacattatttataaatatagcaGTTTAGATGATCTCAAGATATGTGCTTAGCTTGGAATTCATATTATCCTGCACCAAAAACAAATCGCAAGGTCTCATTGTTGATCATCTTGACATTTTGGAGTTGTAGGATGCCTGTTGTGATATCTGACAAATGTAGATAGGAGTGATAGCTGGTAGGTGGTAACCGTATCAGGTGGCATTGTGGTATTTGAGTTGGAATTTCTCTCCAATTGCATGTCTGGAATAGCACAAATTCAAAAAGGTgacattcaatatttgaaaaatctgGGATTGTGTCCTTGGTGCCTCTTAAATTGCTCCAACTTTTCTGAAGTTACTTGCCAAATAAGGCCTTGTCTTACTAATATTTTCCACCATGTATGACATATCAATGTTCATCATATTGATCCAAACAACCTGCCCTCCTGGATCCTGTCTTATAGTTTGAGGGAGTCTGTGTGCTCTCTGAATGGCCAATTGTAGCATTTGATGAATATCGATCAAACAAATAAAGATTGGTACTATATCCTTCACAATAACTTGATTAAGTGCAGAGCCAGGGTTTAAATAGTGGCTTCCATTTTCAAATGGCCATTGTAACAGCTGTAGGGCACCTTCGTTACACCATTAAGATACATAAGATTCCCTTTGAAATAATATTATGCACACATGATGACCATTATAATGCCATTACATTGGGGCTAAAAACAGATCAGATATAGATTGGATATTGGTATTATCCATATCTACATTCATATTTTaatgaatatggatatggatatagatattaaaCAAATATCAGAATTATTATCCATATTTGTTCTAAATGGATACGAATATAAATTGAATATTAAGATGTCCATATTTGTTttgaatggatatggatataggtTGGAtcttatttatatccatatttttcctATCCTTATACATATATAAGTTGGATATTATTCGGATATAAATCGAAACTTTAGCGGAATTCAATGATGAAATATAACATTAATTATATAATCATAAAAGATGGGAATAGAATTCACTATGTAGATTGCACATGACACAGATGACTAAGGATCTAAGGCATGGTTATTAAATCTGCACATAAAACGATCTGGTCAAAGGTCCAAGTCACTTGTCTAATCATGTTtgtttaaaatatcaaaaattatttttaaaaatataataaaaatattaatatctttgcTTCAAATACTATAATTactatttaattatagagtaaataaaaataatcattaatATTAGAGAGCTTGcaagaaaaattatatataaatataggaatCCATAGaagttattaatattttaaatatttttaacattAAAGCTTTGAAAATAGGATAAAAAGtatattcattttttatttttatcaaagggGAAAAGAttgtttataaaaaaaataatgataaaaatttgaaatatcacAGTACATCAAATGATTATGTAATAACCTGAATGTGAATAAGCAAATAAACTGCTTATACAAAATAAGAACGCATGTTGTAGTCTTCTGGTAGTTGAGGGCCTGTCATTCAAACCAGAGATCACTAGTTTCAATCCTTGATTATACAATTAATTTTAGTGAATTTTTTATTGGATATTCAGATCTGAATTCAGAAAATCTTTAAAATCCAATTTTGGATTGGGATATGGCAAGATTTATAGATGGGTAACCGAATTTGGATCTGGATTCGGATCTGATTGGATATCAAGATTTctatctgaatctgatctaatccggATTTGGAAATGGATGCAGTCAGATTTTATCCAACCCATTTTCAGCCTACGTTACATGACAGTTATGATGGGCATTGTTTGAAGTTTTGGCTGTTTTTGAGAATTAGTACTAGAATACAAAGTacttttaaataaatatagtaaTTGTTTCTTGGTAATTCTGCTGTGATGTATGTATATTGTTGATTGTGCTTCACTTCTGCAACTATGCTGATGGCTTTATGGATCTGGTTTCTCTATTTGCCATCATGTTCCACGTGTTTTGCgagtcctaaaatctttctcCTGTTTGTTTTTTCTGCTGTAGGCTGTGATGTATGTCCTCTGCTTTCGCATGAGGTCGATAATGGATGTTCCCAATCTCAAATCACTGCTTTTTCATATGCCTCTAAGTTCGATCTTATGTCATCCCTTGGATCCTCTAAAGGTGAGTGGAAGTTTCCATCTATTGACTCGTTATTTAAGTTATAGTTACAGTATGTGCATATATCTCTATGAATGCCCCAAGTACTTGCTACGAATGAGATATTGAACTGAAATATGTCAACTTTGTGAATGCTCAAGAAATGAGGTTTCTGATGAAGTAGGCTGTAGCTTATATGATGGAGTCCAGCGACATTGATTGTGTAAATATCTTCTAGACCTTCTGCAGGGATCAGAAAGTCTATTCTTGTCTCTTCCACTTTGTCAGCACAAATTGTTACAATCCTGCAAAATTTCCTGCATCAACAACATAACTTGTAGGCCTTGTCAATCTTGAGGTCATTCTGAATCGTTTGCCTGTGTTCCTGTACAGGTATGCTTGCCTTCAATAGTGCAGGAGTTCCTGAGGCAGGCCCAAGCTGCTAGATTGTTTAGCATGTCAGTGCCTTCCCTCTATGACAACTTACTTGAGTCTGAATTCTCGAAGGCTATTGGGGGAATCGAGAGGTTGGACATGTTCTTCCCATTTGATCCATATTTGCTAAAAGAATCCGACAGGTCTGTTCTCTCATCCTTCCAATTATTAGACAATTGGCAAATATCTTTGGAAAACATAGTGGTTGATCTCCACAATGGTTTTGTCTAATTACCTTGCAAAAGAAAAGGCATATGTTTTAGCAATTTTTCGACTGATTATTTTGCCCCTTTCTTCAAGCTGTATGTTGATTCAACTATTCTCTTTTCAAAGGTTTATGCGACCGAATTTTGAGTTCTGGGCCATGGTAAAGACAACATACAGTAACTGCAACAGTGAAGATGAGGATGGGTATGACGATCTCGATGCACCAGATTTTGCAGACAATGTGGGGAGCTTTGAAGGGAATGATAATAACGACCTTGACAGTGAGGATGATCTTGAATACTCCATCAACAAGATGTCAATAACTCCGAAGCCTGCCTTCCAATATCCTGCAGCTGCTAACTTCCACATACCCTCTCGAATGCCCGCCAGAATCAGACCATCTGTGAGCCCTACCTGGTAGAGATCCATTCAATgttttgtttgagttattattttctcCTCAAGACAGGGCCGCCAAATGCTGGTAAACGGGAACTAGCTGCTACAGGTAGCTTGCCTATAGTAGATGGCATGGAGCTTGTACAGCCATTTGATAGTGTAATCCAGTCCAATTTTTCTGCAATTCGTTGCAGTTGATTAGTTTCTCATCATAACGTGTAAAGTAGGAAGATGGGAGTGATGTTGATACAAAAACATTCTGCTGAAATGTATATGAAAGTCGGTCTGTAACCCGTCAGGATCAAGGACAAGCTTTGAAAGTAGAATGTTTCAAAGAGAAGCTCTGCAGAGAAGATCAGATTGAGAGTTGCTTATCGATTTAATGGTGTTTAATATAGTTGTGATTTGGGTTATCTACTTTCTTCTGTTAAATCCATTTGTTTCCGgtttccataaaaaaaaatgcTCCACTTAACGATATGAATGGCGGTAAAATCGCACCGCGTTCTGTATGGGGAGGGGGGTCTTGGGCTTCACCCGGGTTACTAGGTTCCTGGTCCAAGTTTAGCAAGATTATTTGATCAACGGTCTGGGAACCAATCTCAGCCAAACCCGTAAAAATAGACCCAACCTAATTTACAAGACGGGCTGCATCGGCCGCCCAGGTGCTGGCTGGCCCAAGGCGGGTACGTTTTAATCCTATTGTTGGACTGGTTAAGCCGACAATGCTAGCACGTGATTTACAAGAGAAATTCACTTCGGAAAAGATTTGCAGTGGAAATAAgtgctcttttttctcttttaaaaGACATTTTCAAAAATGAGACGAACAAAAGAAGAATAGTCCTGATTAAACCCATCAATCTTCTGTCATGAGTCAGCTCCTTGCATCACTTTATCGACTTCTAAAAATTACCAAAGATGGTTTTTCTGCATACATGGTTTAAGGAGCTAACTAAGAAGACTACTTTGTCACATGGGTACtgggaaattttaaaatttccaaTCATTAAGCTTAAAATCAGATAATTGTGACTATATTTCCCATCCTTGTAAAACCATAATCACAGATTAGGATTTCGAAGCAAGAATGGGCCACGTAAGGCTTGAAGAGGTAGGTCTTTAGCTTAAGCAAAATTGCAGCATCATTCGTGCAGCATCTAGCTTCCATCTACAATAATTTAAATCCCTTCATGGCCTTCTTGAATTACAGGACATTTATGATCAGCAAAATTTGGTCACTCTTGTCCTCATCATCATCTCaggattcaaaaaaatataagtaCTTTAATGCAAGAGACTTGAATCCTTTCTTGAAAACAGGTGGTGGATGAAAATTGTGCTCCATTTCAATAAGCTGGATCATACTTTCAGATCATGCATAAATGGGAGCCTAGAAAGGAAGCGGCCAGAGATTGGGTCGCCAGATAGCATGCAAAGATCGTTCTGTACCAATTCAACAAATACCAACAAACCGCTCCTCACAGGTTT
The DNA window shown above is from Elaeis guineensis isolate ETL-2024a chromosome 8, EG11, whole genome shotgun sequence and carries:
- the LOC105050469 gene encoding uncharacterized protein isoform X2 — encoded protein: MGVELMSNNDMAFYEMEDGYLSDTEAFSSVMQVLDGVRMAPNLIAESDRDQYDNLLSIVDPVKKMGPDEEALLVTALKALSGAVSKIDTVFHGSLLNNAAVPDKFLDGCLHMLVGNFLPPRRLRESISQSRSLTRKKEVHSQLQMALHHIADLVPLAPMKLKDVIDKRMPRYTDPKDVIVVFVECMLGLESDEIGEFLGNMLLAKAMDLLTDLDVNISWEDILQEDHNKGIFDMELEEWEENTNSTGKDGIKPLEEANGVLSGNVFAEKLDVLMVIVCEHLKLCADGRRLLKVFEMLTEIFRRTVLNAHKSKFAQFVMFYACSLDPEICGLKFAVVLTDIFVSKTESPMSRMSAVSYLASYLSRAKFISAVMVASILKRLVDWGFEYCQLHGIQDKIVKPEAHRVFYSGVQAVMYVLCFRMRSIMDVPNLKSLLFHMPLSSILCHPLDPLKVCLPSIVQEFLRQAQAARLFSMSVPSLYDNLLESEFSKAIGGIERLDMFFPFDPYLLKESDRFMRPNFEFWAMVKTTYSNCNSEDEDGYDDLDAPDFADNVGSFEGNDNNDLDSEDDLEYSINKMSITPKPAFQYPAAANFHIPSRMPARIRPSVSPTW
- the LOC105050469 gene encoding uncharacterized protein isoform X1, whose product is MGVELMSNNDMAFYEMEDGYLSDTEAFSSVMQVLDGVRMAPNLIAESDRDQYDNLLSIVDPVKKMGPDEEALLVTALKALSGAVSKIDTVFHGSLLNNIFSMCVWNYGLDARNALLELITTLAAVPDKFLDGCLHMLVGNFLPPRRLRESISQSRSLTRKKEVHSQLQMALHHIADLVPLAPMKLKDVIDKRMPRYTDPKDVIVVFVECMLGLESDEIGEFLGNMLLAKAMDLLTDLDVNISWEDILQEDHNKGIFDMELEEWEENTNSTGKDGIKPLEEANGVLSGNVFAEKLDVLMVIVCEHLKLCADGRRLLKVFEMLTEIFRRTVLNAHKSKFAQFVMFYACSLDPEICGLKFAVVLTDIFVSKTESPMSRMSAVSYLASYLSRAKFISAVMVASILKRLVDWGFEYCQLHGIQDKIVKPEAHRVFYSGVQAVMYVLCFRMRSIMDVPNLKSLLFHMPLSSILCHPLDPLKVCLPSIVQEFLRQAQAARLFSMSVPSLYDNLLESEFSKAIGGIERLDMFFPFDPYLLKESDRFMRPNFEFWAMVKTTYSNCNSEDEDGYDDLDAPDFADNVGSFEGNDNNDLDSEDDLEYSINKMSITPKPAFQYPAAANFHIPSRMPARIRPSVSPTW